Proteins found in one Miscanthus floridulus cultivar M001 chromosome 4, ASM1932011v1, whole genome shotgun sequence genomic segment:
- the LOC136551976 gene encoding uncharacterized protein encodes MASSPWPRTAGAAPVSPPEAAAAAATAAATPAPTSEQHRVKEEGNAAAAAVPKQEEEDAKPHLPRDDDSEAVIQEHEQKINRYQAILAARLKAKFFSKKAFDRGNIFESETIVGGETIQSSRWPCTRSFANPENFSRNKNSHEKGNSPSSAADSSAKNNSPPLAGEASPKNSASALVTENNLTPGKRQQSKKN; translated from the exons ATGGCTTCCTCCCCGTGGCCGCGCACCGCCGGTGCCGCCCCCGTCTCGCCGCcagaagcagcagcagctgctgctaccgccgccgccacccccgccCCGACGTCGGAGCAGCACCGGGTTAAG GAGGAAGGaaacgccgccgccgcggctgtaccgaagcaggaggaggaggatgccAAGCCCCACTTGCCGCGGGACGATGACTC AGAAGCAGTAATCCAAGAGCATGAGCAGAAGATCAATAGATATCAAGCAATCCTTGCAGCCCGTCTGAAGGCCAAGTTTTTCTCTAAAAAGGCTTTTGACAGAG GGAACATCTTTGAATCAGAAACCATTGTTGGAGGTGAAACAATCCAGTCAAGCAG GTGGCCATGTACAAGATCGTTTGCAAACCCAGAAAATTTTTCCCGCAACAAGAACAGCCATGAGAAGGGAAATTCTCCATCTTCAGCAGCAGATTCCTCTGCCAAGAACAACTCTCCACCCTTGGCTGGTGAAGCCTCACCAAAAAATAGTGCTAGTGCTTTGGTCACAGAAAACAATCTAACACCTGGAAAGAGACAGCAATCCAAGAAGAATTGA
- the LOC136551977 gene encoding basic leucine zipper 43-like: protein MLHQQQHHFHGVASLHCLSNPDQAFNAHYHSNMIAMPPTPLFHHLSPSAFEQPIHEAPAAVVAAAGNSPAGSGSTDDAYSGGRTAMAEAERRRRRMVSNRESARRSRMRKQRQLTELWAQVVHLRGANRCLLDELNHAMRGCSDMCCENTRLEKEKADLSTKLERLTQAQNTATPSSSSEPQHDTATK from the coding sequence ATGCTGCACCAGCAGCAGCACCATTTCCATGGAGTGGCTAGCCTTCACTGCCTCTCAAATCCGGACCAGGCATTCAACGCTCACTACCACAGCAACATGATCGCCATGCCGCCTACTCCGTTATTCCACCACCTCTCGCCTTCTGCCTTTGAACAACCTATTCACGAAGCACCGGCGGCTGTCGTCGCAGCTGCCGGCAACAGTCCAGCCGGCTCCGGCAGTACCGATGACGCCTACAGCGGCGGTCGCACGGCAATGGCGGAGGCTgagcggaggcggcggaggatgGTCTCCAACCGGGAGTCCGCCAGGAGGTCACGCATGCGCAAGCAGCGGCAGCTCACCGAGCTGTGGGCGCAGGTCGTCCACCTCCGCGGCGCCAACCGCTGCCTCCTCGATGAGCTGAACCACGCAATGAGGGGCTGCAGTGACATGTGCTGCGAGAACACCCGGCTCGAGAAGGAGAAGGCCGATCTCAGTACCAAGCTCGAGCGCCTCACCCAGGCGCAGAACACCGCCACGCCAAGCTCCTCCTCAGAGCCGCAACATGACACCGCTACTAAATAA